In Flavobacterium sp. N3904, one DNA window encodes the following:
- a CDS encoding glycosyltransferase, with amino-acid sequence MKIALVENFGADFVGARLRYALFLKENGIEVTAIIPQDGHREVIVRQGIRVIEVGANIRGNGIANKINYAIQLKSVLKSESFDIVHFYRLQPNIIGTFIAGSFTNSKIVNHVTGLGVAFTNRSLKNTFLQFVIKKLYHTNNFCFSPFTIYQNKQDAFDLGIHRKSICIEGSAVNETKFDKEIIQTKREAIFNLKKEIGITVDNTKVFLFVSRLLKEKGILELIEGFIEAQKKLKTPIFLLIVGWSDIENPSSVSLKALEERIKDYSNVKLLGKRSDVDLLLALSDISILPTYYREGTPRFLLESMSMGKAIITTDMPGCNHLIPTGENGELIQPKSVTAIENAILRILNRDLIDLGIKSNELYQEKFSEKKVYPAILKLYKTILS; translated from the coding sequence ATGAAAATAGCCCTAGTGGAGAATTTTGGAGCTGATTTTGTAGGGGCAAGACTGCGATATGCATTGTTTTTAAAAGAGAATGGTATAGAAGTGACGGCTATTATACCACAAGATGGTCATCGGGAGGTAATTGTAAGGCAAGGAATAAGAGTTATAGAAGTAGGAGCAAATATTCGCGGGAATGGAATCGCAAATAAAATAAATTATGCCATACAATTAAAATCTGTCTTAAAAAGCGAATCATTTGACATTGTGCATTTTTATCGATTGCAACCTAATATTATTGGAACCTTTATTGCCGGATCATTTACAAATTCCAAAATTGTAAATCATGTTACTGGTTTAGGGGTAGCATTTACAAACAGAAGTTTAAAGAACACATTCTTGCAGTTTGTCATTAAGAAATTATATCATACTAATAATTTTTGTTTTTCTCCTTTTACAATTTATCAAAATAAACAAGATGCTTTTGATTTAGGAATTCATAGAAAATCTATCTGCATAGAAGGCAGTGCCGTAAATGAAACTAAGTTTGATAAAGAGATTATACAAACAAAAAGAGAGGCGATTTTTAATTTAAAAAAAGAAATCGGAATAACTGTCGATAACACTAAAGTGTTTTTGTTTGTATCACGCCTTTTAAAGGAAAAGGGTATTTTAGAACTAATAGAAGGTTTTATTGAAGCCCAAAAAAAACTCAAAACACCGATTTTTTTATTGATTGTTGGATGGAGTGATATAGAAAATCCATCATCAGTATCACTTAAAGCATTAGAAGAGCGTATAAAAGATTATAGCAATGTGAAACTTCTTGGCAAAAGATCAGATGTAGATTTGTTATTAGCATTAAGTGATATCAGTATTTTACCAACCTATTATAGAGAAGGAACACCTCGATTTTTATTAGAATCAATGTCAATGGGTAAGGCAATAATTACTACAGATATGCCTGGATGTAATCATTTAATTCCGACCGGTGAAAATGGAGAACTAATTCAACCCAAAAGTGTTACTGCAATTGAGAATGCTATTTTGCGTATTTTAAATCGCGATTTAATTGATTTAGGCATTAAAAGTAATGAGTTGTATCAAGAGAAGTTTTCAGAAAAAAAAGTATACCCTGCAATTTTGAAACTATATAAAACGATTTTGAGCTAA
- a CDS encoding EpsG family protein, translating into MVYVIITVFIALSVFVIVPQKSNINKSICFLSIGFFLVLIAGFRNDDVDRDYKNYLLAYYSNYETTRFEPTLTIIVTFVKYTFNNPIFLFVIYAIIGVSLKFVAIKQLSKLYLLSALLYVSNFFILQEMTQIRVGIASGILLLCIKPLYERNFKNFFFLTLIAISFHYSSVIILPLWFLNPFSLKRNLYFSIVPLSYLMVFCGLTLGFLIERLPIEQVQKLYTMYKLQIENGEGDVINLFNSLQVLRCCILLFLIYKIDILSLRNRYSILLVKIYTIALSCFVIFSDIPVVSFRISELLSIVEIVLIPFLLYVFKEKKIAVLFPITIGLFMLLINLFYIKLIL; encoded by the coding sequence ATGGTGTATGTTATTATTACAGTATTTATAGCACTTTCTGTTTTTGTGATTGTTCCTCAGAAATCAAATATTAACAAGAGTATTTGTTTTTTATCAATTGGTTTTTTTCTTGTTCTTATTGCTGGTTTTCGTAACGATGATGTTGATAGAGATTACAAAAATTATCTATTAGCTTATTACAGTAATTATGAAACAACTAGATTTGAACCCACTCTTACAATTATAGTAACATTTGTAAAATATACATTTAATAATCCCATTTTTCTTTTTGTAATATACGCGATAATTGGAGTGAGTTTAAAGTTTGTCGCTATTAAACAGCTTTCAAAATTGTACCTATTATCTGCACTTTTATATGTAAGTAATTTTTTTATATTACAAGAGATGACCCAAATCCGTGTAGGCATAGCTTCTGGAATTTTGCTTCTGTGTATTAAGCCTTTATATGAACGAAATTTTAAAAACTTTTTTTTTCTGACTTTAATTGCGATAAGTTTTCATTATTCATCTGTCATTATATTGCCACTTTGGTTTTTAAATCCATTTTCTTTAAAAAGGAATTTATATTTCAGCATTGTACCTTTATCTTATCTAATGGTTTTTTGCGGTTTAACGCTTGGTTTTTTAATAGAGCGACTACCAATAGAGCAAGTTCAAAAATTGTATACCATGTATAAGTTGCAGATAGAAAATGGTGAAGGAGATGTTATTAATTTATTTAATTCTTTACAAGTTTTACGATGTTGCATTCTTTTGTTTTTGATTTATAAAATCGACATATTGTCATTAAGAAATAGATACTCTATCCTCCTTGTTAAAATTTATACAATCGCTTTAAGTTGCTTTGTCATTTTTTCCGACATTCCAGTGGTTAGTTTTAGGATAAGTGAGTTGTTATCAATCGTTGAAATAGTATTAATTCCATTTTTACTATATGTTTTCAAAGAAAAAAAGATAGCTGTTTTGTTCCCTATAACTATAGGTTTATTTATGTTATTGATCAATTTGTTTTATATAAAACTCATTTTATAA
- a CDS encoding lipopolysaccharide biosynthesis protein, with amino-acid sequence MPNSNSKRIVKNTLLLYVRMFFTMGISLYTSRVVLNTLGVNDYGVYTIVGGIVTLFSFFNGAMSSATQRFLTFDIGRNDSEQLKKTFNATLNIHIAISILVFVLAETFGLWFVNNKLNLPLERMVAVNWVYQFSVFTFLLGVVQVPYDALIIAREKMNIYAYMSIVEVFLKLIILYLLYFFAFDKLILYAGLLFFVSFLVRTAHKIYCKINYEESKYEFYFEKELYTKLIAYSGWNLFGNIAIVARGQGMNVIINLFFGTVLNAAYGITLQVQSAVNVFVMNFQMAVNPQIIKNYAKDHIELCKSLIFQSAKFSYFLMLIIVCPILTNVDFVLKVWLKTPPHYTSQFVTLCLLNLLIDCISGPLMTGAQATGKIKWYQIVVGSLVFLNLPIVYLLLKIYNKPELIFYTSILISIFSFSFRLYFVNKYLNLSVKQFITEVIGRIAVVSLIAMIIFILLNNFFYISNEWISVCVRVFFVEFVLVGCILIFGINKRERELIRHTIFEKFLKR; translated from the coding sequence ATGCCAAATTCAAATTCAAAAAGAATTGTCAAAAATACTCTTTTACTCTACGTAAGAATGTTTTTCACAATGGGTATATCGCTATATACTTCTAGAGTAGTCTTAAATACGTTAGGGGTAAATGATTATGGTGTTTACACGATTGTAGGCGGAATTGTGACATTGTTTAGTTTTTTTAATGGAGCTATGTCATCAGCAACACAAAGGTTTCTGACTTTTGACATAGGTAGAAATGATTCGGAACAATTAAAAAAAACGTTTAATGCTACATTAAATATTCATATAGCCATAAGTATTCTAGTGTTTGTTTTAGCTGAGACATTCGGGTTGTGGTTTGTTAATAATAAGTTAAATTTGCCTTTGGAAAGAATGGTGGCAGTTAATTGGGTATACCAGTTTTCAGTATTTACTTTTTTATTAGGAGTAGTACAAGTTCCTTATGATGCATTAATTATTGCAAGAGAAAAAATGAATATTTATGCTTATATGAGCATTGTCGAAGTCTTTTTAAAATTGATAATTCTTTATTTACTTTATTTTTTTGCATTTGACAAACTTATTCTCTATGCTGGTTTGTTATTTTTTGTTTCCTTTTTAGTAAGAACGGCACATAAGATTTATTGTAAAATAAATTATGAGGAAAGTAAATATGAATTTTACTTTGAAAAGGAATTGTATACTAAATTAATCGCTTATTCAGGATGGAATTTATTTGGAAACATTGCTATAGTTGCAAGGGGGCAAGGGATGAACGTGATTATTAATCTTTTTTTTGGCACAGTTTTAAATGCAGCTTATGGAATAACACTTCAAGTACAATCGGCGGTAAATGTTTTTGTTATGAATTTTCAAATGGCTGTAAATCCTCAAATTATTAAAAATTACGCAAAAGACCATATCGAATTATGTAAAAGCCTTATTTTTCAAAGTGCAAAATTTTCATATTTTTTGATGTTAATCATTGTTTGTCCCATCTTGACAAATGTAGATTTTGTCTTAAAAGTATGGCTCAAAACCCCTCCGCATTATACGTCGCAGTTTGTCACTCTTTGTTTGTTAAATTTATTAATAGATTGTATTTCAGGTCCTTTGATGACCGGAGCCCAGGCAACAGGAAAGATTAAATGGTATCAAATTGTTGTAGGTAGTTTGGTTTTTTTAAACCTGCCAATAGTGTATCTGTTACTGAAGATATACAATAAGCCAGAATTGATTTTTTATACGAGTATTTTAATTTCTATCTTTTCATTCTCGTTCAGGCTTTATTTTGTAAATAAATACTTAAATTTATCTGTTAAACAGTTCATTACAGAAGTCATTGGTAGAATTGCAGTAGTTAGTTTGATTGCTATGATAATTTTTATCTTATTAAATAATTTTTTTTATATATCAAACGAATGGATTTCAGTTTGTGTTAGGGTATTTTTTGTAGAATTTGTCCTAGTAGGCTGTATTCTTATTTTTGGAATTAATAAACGAGAGCGGGAGTTGATTCGTCATACTATTTTTGAGAAATTTTTAAAACGATAG
- a CDS encoding NAD-dependent epimerase/dehydratase family protein, with translation MKILVTGAAGFIGYHLVKSLLKNGNEVIGIDNINDYYDVNLKYSRLMKTGIDSKLITENKELMQSSIYHKYSFAKIDITDLIRLEELFNQEKFTHVVNLAAQAGVRYSLENPHAYIQSNIVGFVNILECCRHNKIVHLLYASSSSVYGTNSKIPFSEDDRVDHPVSLYAATKKSNELMAFSYSHLYNLPTTGLRFFTVYGPWGRPDMAPMLFANAITKGESIKVFNNGDMQRDFTYIDDVVEGIVRCIAILPRTEPKADIFNVGNSKPVKLMDFISIMEDCIGKKALKQFLPMQDGDVKVTYADTSLIQKAKGYSPDSDLKMGTQLFIKWFNEYY, from the coding sequence ATGAAAATATTAGTAACTGGAGCTGCCGGTTTTATTGGCTATCATTTGGTTAAATCTTTGCTTAAAAATGGGAATGAAGTTATTGGGATTGATAATATTAATGATTATTATGACGTCAATTTAAAATATTCCCGTTTGATGAAAACGGGTATTGATAGTAAACTGATAACCGAAAATAAAGAGTTAATGCAAAGTAGTATTTATCACAAATATAGTTTTGCCAAAATTGATATTACTGACTTAATACGATTAGAAGAGTTATTCAATCAAGAAAAATTTACTCATGTGGTTAATCTTGCAGCTCAGGCAGGGGTTCGTTATTCTTTAGAAAATCCCCATGCTTACATTCAATCTAATATAGTCGGCTTTGTTAATATTTTAGAATGTTGTCGTCACAATAAAATAGTGCATTTGCTTTATGCTTCTAGTTCGTCTGTTTATGGAACAAATTCCAAAATTCCATTTTCTGAAGACGATCGCGTAGATCATCCAGTTAGTTTATATGCAGCAACAAAGAAAAGCAACGAGTTGATGGCATTTTCCTATAGTCATTTATATAACCTACCAACAACAGGATTACGTTTTTTTACAGTTTATGGCCCTTGGGGAAGACCAGATATGGCTCCTATGCTTTTTGCCAATGCCATAACAAAAGGAGAATCAATAAAGGTTTTTAATAATGGTGACATGCAACGTGATTTTACTTATATTGATGATGTAGTTGAGGGTATAGTGAGATGTATTGCCATTTTACCCAGAACAGAACCTAAAGCAGATATTTTTAATGTAGGAAATTCCAAACCGGTAAAATTAATGGATTTCATATCTATAATGGAAGATTGTATTGGAAAAAAAGCTTTGAAACAATTTTTACCTATGCAAGATGGAGATGTTAAGGTTACTTATGCAGACACTTCATTGATTCAAAAAGCAAAAGGCTACAGTCCCGATTCTGATTTGAAAATGGGGACTCAATTATTTATCAAATGGTTTAATGAATATTATTAA
- a CDS encoding right-handed parallel beta-helix repeat-containing protein produces the protein MKNSVILSFLFCVFLFFSFQIVKNQDVFVYKDSPEKYKSNKGNFGKTTLISKKMIDASYPIVKSLPVGYDTMGKTDYTDLIQSVLDTYNNVTFPGFPLLVNPKGLSLKSNSQIIFNKGAKLLMEPNSKQKYEVLRLHGVTNVKVYSPTIIGDREGHTGTTGEWGFGISIRGSQKIKIFNAVIKNCWGDGIYLGTTGTLTNSDILIQDCYLDNNRRNGISIISGINISISNTLISNTNGTAPMSGIDIEPNTNKEELGNIIIKDVITFNNKNEGILIALRGLYGKNNKDITVAINNHLDDNSGSAMGFAFPKENTTFKNIGGNIVVTNSVWKGDYPNLVKFHDNNSNFVTVKLVRPKALNKDDNLSTEKMKELKTKLKKGNNFLLTE, from the coding sequence ATGAAGAATTCAGTGATACTATCTTTTCTGTTTTGTGTTTTTCTTTTTTTTTCTTTTCAAATTGTAAAGAATCAAGACGTTTTCGTATATAAGGATTCACCTGAAAAATATAAAAGCAACAAAGGTAATTTTGGAAAAACTACTTTGATCTCCAAAAAAATGATTGATGCTTCATATCCTATAGTGAAGAGTTTGCCAGTTGGTTATGATACAATGGGTAAAACAGATTATACTGATTTAATTCAGTCGGTTCTCGATACCTATAATAATGTTACTTTTCCGGGATTCCCATTATTAGTTAATCCCAAAGGGTTAAGTTTAAAAAGTAATAGTCAAATTATTTTTAATAAAGGTGCTAAATTATTGATGGAACCAAATTCCAAGCAAAAGTATGAGGTTCTCAGATTACATGGAGTAACCAATGTAAAAGTCTATTCTCCTACTATTATTGGAGACAGAGAAGGGCATACGGGTACAACAGGCGAATGGGGCTTCGGAATCTCAATTCGAGGATCCCAAAAAATTAAAATTTTCAATGCAGTAATTAAAAATTGTTGGGGAGATGGCATATATCTTGGCACCACAGGAACTTTAACTAATTCAGATATACTAATTCAAGATTGTTATTTAGACAATAATAGAAGAAATGGAATTTCAATTATATCGGGTATTAATATTTCTATTTCAAATACATTAATTTCAAATACAAATGGTACTGCACCTATGAGTGGAATTGATATAGAACCTAATACAAATAAAGAAGAGTTAGGTAATATTATTATTAAAGATGTAATCACTTTCAATAATAAAAATGAAGGAATTTTAATCGCTTTAAGAGGTTTGTATGGTAAAAATAATAAGGACATAACTGTGGCTATAAATAATCATTTAGATGATAATTCTGGTTCAGCAATGGGGTTTGCATTTCCAAAGGAGAATACTACTTTTAAGAATATTGGAGGAAATATAGTTGTTACTAACTCTGTCTGGAAAGGGGATTACCCTAATTTAGTTAAGTTTCACGACAATAATAGTAATTTCGTTACTGTTAAATTAGTACGTCCTAAAGCACTAAATAAAGATGATAACTTATCTACTGAAAAAATGAAAGAATTAAAAACCAAATTAAAAAAAGGGAATAATTTTTTACTAACGGAATAA
- a CDS encoding Wzz/FepE/Etk N-terminal domain-containing protein → MKEQTPNDEISLKEFIEKGKELYAYLLAQYKIIVFAGILGAALGLTYSFLKKPIYTATLTFAIEDENSGGGLGGALGLANSFGIDLGASGGSIFTGSNLTELFKSRTMVEQTLMTPVTVKGKVISLAEMYIQNKEWRDKWDDDIKLKKLQFLPNTKRKYFTRVHDSILGVIYDNLSKKSLSVDQKNIKVSIISMDVASADELFSFYFCEALARQVGKFYIDTKSKKARMNMAILQKQTDSIRAALNSAITGVAVATDNTFMLNPALNIKRTSSAHRQVDVQANTAILTELVKQTELAKVTLRKETPLIQIIDRPILPLPNDRIGKVFGVLFGGFLMGILTLLYLFFRKILVN, encoded by the coding sequence ATGAAAGAACAAACACCCAATGACGAGATTTCTTTAAAAGAATTTATTGAAAAAGGCAAGGAACTGTATGCTTATTTGCTGGCCCAATATAAGATTATTGTATTTGCAGGAATTCTTGGAGCAGCTTTGGGATTAACTTATTCTTTTCTCAAAAAGCCTATTTACACAGCTACTTTGACTTTTGCTATAGAAGATGAAAATTCTGGAGGGGGATTGGGGGGAGCTTTAGGATTAGCCAACTCGTTTGGCATTGACCTTGGCGCTAGTGGCGGTAGTATCTTTACTGGATCCAATTTGACTGAGTTGTTCAAGTCTCGAACAATGGTAGAACAAACTTTAATGACTCCCGTAACGGTAAAAGGTAAGGTAATTTCTTTGGCTGAAATGTACATTCAAAATAAAGAATGGAGAGACAAATGGGATGATGACATTAAATTAAAAAAATTGCAGTTTTTGCCCAATACCAAGCGTAAATATTTTACTAGAGTGCACGATAGTATTTTAGGTGTAATTTATGATAATTTATCAAAAAAATCTTTATCAGTAGACCAAAAAAATATAAAAGTTTCTATTATTAGTATGGATGTAGCTTCTGCCGATGAATTGTTTTCATTTTATTTTTGCGAAGCTTTGGCGAGGCAGGTAGGAAAATTTTATATTGATACCAAAAGTAAAAAAGCTAGAATGAATATGGCTATTTTGCAAAAGCAAACAGATTCTATTCGTGCTGCGTTGAATAGTGCTATTACTGGTGTTGCCGTGGCTACTGATAATACGTTCATGTTGAATCCTGCCTTGAATATAAAACGTACTTCATCTGCCCACAGACAGGTTGATGTACAGGCTAATACTGCTATATTAACTGAATTGGTTAAACAGACGGAATTAGCTAAAGTAACATTACGCAAGGAAACACCTTTAATACAAATAATTGACCGTCCTATTCTGCCTTTACCAAATGATAGAATTGGTAAAGTATTTGGTGTTTTATTTGGAGGTTTTTTAATGGGGATTTTGACTTTGTTATACTTGTTTTTCAGGAAAATTTTGGTAAATTAA
- a CDS encoding glycosyltransferase codes for MLNRIYIYPRYSSKGPSSRYRIYNYLEYYKEEGYSISVHPLFGDWYLDSIWEHRPKWKIFHKIFFAYFKRLILILSMPSNSIAYIGAELFPYLPYGFENIFKLKKVKYIIEFDDAIFHYYDMNASKHIRKFLGNKTAKAIVNASYVITGAEYLTNFAMQYNQSVLEIPTAINAEKYISSEPISGEEFVVGWIGSFSQSIHIINLLPVFKRLSENYRFKLRLVGFDKYLEKYLKGIPYEIIVWTDEGEIAEMSKFSVGIMPLDDSPFSNGKCAFKLIQYMGVGIPTISTPLRSNINVNRDSANIFASTQEEWYIAFEKVIQNKEHYIKVGQKNKEIAMEFYTIQANYAKYLSVFKSLFSRQ; via the coding sequence ATGCTCAACAGGATTTATATATATCCCCGTTATTCCTCTAAAGGGCCAAGTAGTAGGTATCGTATTTATAATTATCTAGAATATTATAAAGAAGAGGGTTATTCCATTAGTGTACATCCCTTATTTGGCGATTGGTATCTGGACTCTATTTGGGAACATCGTCCCAAATGGAAAATTTTCCATAAAATATTTTTTGCTTATTTTAAAAGATTGATTCTAATTTTATCAATGCCTTCAAATTCGATAGCTTATATTGGCGCAGAATTATTTCCTTATTTGCCATATGGTTTTGAGAACATATTCAAATTAAAAAAAGTAAAATACATTATAGAATTTGACGATGCTATTTTTCACTATTATGATATGAATGCCTCAAAGCACATTAGGAAATTTTTAGGAAATAAAACAGCAAAGGCAATTGTAAATGCCTCTTATGTGATTACCGGTGCAGAATATTTGACTAATTTTGCTATGCAATATAATCAATCGGTTCTTGAGATTCCAACTGCAATAAATGCCGAAAAATACATTAGCAGTGAGCCAATTTCCGGTGAGGAGTTTGTGGTTGGTTGGATTGGGTCTTTTTCTCAGAGTATTCATATAATTAACCTTCTGCCTGTATTTAAGCGTCTTTCAGAAAATTATAGGTTTAAATTACGTTTGGTTGGTTTCGATAAATATTTAGAAAAATATTTAAAAGGAATACCGTATGAAATTATTGTATGGACAGATGAAGGTGAAATTGCAGAGATGTCAAAGTTTTCAGTTGGGATTATGCCCCTTGATGATTCCCCATTTAGTAATGGGAAATGTGCTTTTAAATTGATACAATATATGGGTGTTGGTATCCCAACTATTTCAACTCCATTACGATCCAACATAAATGTAAATCGAGATTCAGCAAATATTTTTGCGTCAACTCAAGAAGAATGGTATATAGCTTTTGAAAAAGTTATTCAAAATAAAGAGCACTATATTAAAGTGGGCCAAAAAAATAAAGAGATTGCAATGGAGTTTTATACAATACAAGCTAATTATGCAAAATATCTGTCTGTTTTTAAGTCACTTTTTAGCAGGCAATAG
- a CDS encoding glycosyltransferase family 2 protein, whose amino-acid sequence MIKDKILILLSTYNGENYLEEQLDSLCTQEGVEIHYLIRDDGSTDSTQDILKAFSSKNLTAELIFGKNIGCINSFTELLKLAGNYTHSFDYFAFCDQDDIWLKNKLFVAIQKLKKMSFSKPAMYCSNLYLIDEEGNSIGEMHKRGNVTFSKGRSLVESIATGCTVVFNRKVVDFFLQYQPSYMTMHDLWIFHMCAFLGEVFYDDVPHILYRQHSNNVIGSKATLISRWKNRMKSIKTLSNQHYRELEAKEMLRLYNDILLSQDRQIISIVAYYKKNLFSRLRFLLPPRRSDLNMSKLELNFWLKIRIVLGFV is encoded by the coding sequence ATGATCAAGGATAAAATTCTTATTTTACTGTCAACCTATAATGGGGAGAATTATTTGGAAGAGCAATTAGATAGTTTATGTACACAGGAAGGAGTTGAAATTCATTATTTGATAAGGGATGATGGATCTACAGATAGTACACAGGATATTTTAAAAGCTTTTTCATCTAAAAATTTAACTGCTGAACTAATTTTTGGCAAAAACATCGGTTGTATTAATAGTTTTACTGAGCTTCTTAAATTGGCGGGCAATTATACACACTCTTTTGATTATTTCGCTTTTTGTGATCAAGACGATATTTGGTTAAAGAATAAATTATTTGTTGCAATTCAAAAACTAAAAAAAATGTCTTTTAGTAAGCCTGCGATGTATTGTTCTAATTTATATTTGATTGATGAAGAGGGAAATTCTATTGGGGAAATGCATAAAAGAGGCAATGTAACATTTTCTAAAGGACGATCTTTAGTAGAAAGTATAGCAACTGGATGCACAGTAGTTTTTAACAGAAAAGTTGTTGACTTTTTTTTGCAATATCAGCCTAGTTACATGACTATGCATGATTTATGGATTTTTCATATGTGTGCTTTTTTAGGAGAGGTTTTTTATGATGATGTGCCTCATATTTTATACAGACAGCATAGCAATAATGTTATAGGCTCAAAAGCAACATTAATTTCTCGTTGGAAAAATAGAATGAAGTCTATCAAGACATTATCTAATCAGCATTACAGAGAATTAGAAGCAAAGGAGATGCTTAGACTATATAACGATATTCTTTTAAGTCAAGATCGGCAAATAATAAGTATTGTTGCTTATTACAAAAAAAATTTATTTTCGCGATTAAGATTTCTTTTACCACCCCGGAGGAGTGATTTAAATATGAGTAAGCTAGAATTGAACTTTTGGCTTAAAATACGTATTGTATTAGGTTTCGTATAA
- a CDS encoding polysaccharide pyruvyl transferase family protein, with protein sequence MNTIFMYWFRMEGDRQNFGDVLGPYLVEKLTGAKVTYVPIKCSTLKGVAIYIYRILWGSNKIKDLISLLKKDRRKPTLISIGSIIGWYNSPNCNIWGSGIMFKNDAITNANFYAVRGRCTQQRLKELGYQVPDVIGDPALLLPLVYNPIQEKKYKLGIIPHFVHFDQTSKQINNPDVLIINLLDNIEKVVKDLKSCQFTISSSLHGIIVSHAYGIPSLWYNLPGEKLHGDNIKFLDYFSSIEIDNYEPFEIQFSTKIEIDSIIKNIDDHCDILAISDVLKKLQKGLLEVAPFELLMEYKVNVLKF encoded by the coding sequence ATGAATACTATTTTCATGTATTGGTTCAGAATGGAAGGCGATAGACAAAATTTCGGAGATGTCTTAGGTCCTTATTTAGTTGAAAAATTAACTGGAGCTAAAGTTACTTATGTGCCAATTAAATGCAGTACTTTGAAAGGAGTCGCGATATACATATATAGGATTTTGTGGGGTAGTAACAAAATTAAAGACCTTATTTCCTTATTAAAAAAAGACAGGAGAAAACCTACGCTGATTTCTATAGGCAGTATTATTGGATGGTATAATTCTCCAAATTGCAATATATGGGGTTCTGGAATAATGTTCAAAAATGATGCTATTACTAATGCCAATTTTTATGCAGTTAGAGGAAGATGCACGCAGCAGAGATTAAAAGAATTAGGATATCAGGTGCCAGATGTCATTGGAGACCCAGCATTACTATTGCCTTTGGTTTATAATCCTATTCAAGAAAAAAAATATAAATTAGGGATCATTCCTCATTTTGTTCATTTTGATCAAACCTCAAAACAAATAAATAATCCTGATGTCCTGATTATTAATTTACTTGACAATATAGAAAAAGTGGTTAAAGATTTAAAATCATGTCAATTCACTATTTCCAGTTCTTTGCATGGAATAATTGTTTCCCATGCTTATGGAATTCCTTCGCTTTGGTATAATTTGCCTGGTGAAAAATTACATGGGGATAATATTAAGTTTTTAGACTATTTTTCTTCAATTGAAATTGATAATTATGAACCTTTTGAAATTCAATTTTCAACTAAAATTGAAATTGACTCGATAATAAAAAATATTGATGATCATTGTGATATTTTAGCCATTAGTGATGTTTTGAAAAAACTTCAAAAAGGATTGTTGGAAGTTGCTCCATTTGAATTATTAATGGAATATAAAGTTAATGTTTTAAAATTTTAA